One genomic region from Ralstonia pickettii DTP0602 encodes:
- a CDS encoding S-adenosylhomocysteine deaminase, with protein MTERNAYAPAWPGDNTPALQPDLFAQPRILLPEWTLLRQGAVRGHAVVVEGGCFTAVGKADEITARFPELETLPLPRMLLMPGMIDTHHHLTQSFGKSLVFGEPSEIFRRVWVPLEGSLKAEHLYLSSKLAALEALRGGFTTVVDAGTRSDAGLDAVARAVTDAGVRCVLGLICNDKPGAETLDAAPILRRAAAHVDKYASDPLVAPSLAISIPEVASDAMLHHVYQLCAESGRIFQTHANEHLVAVERSLNACGRRPIEHLAAVGALGPAALLAHATLVTPHEIRLLADSGAAVAYNPVASAWKGNAVAPAETMATFGVRLGLGTDGTRSDGFRLLDYAEAAQRFAFGIGVGDSSCGAGWRWVDMATHDAADVAGLGALTGEIATGKRADFLLVDLDVPELAPSWDLTWELVRLANRDQIRAVFVDGSLRLWQGWPTDWDARALMRAIHAMAEDTVANAPIRKLHEAADIHRARHATSAAPTNTEA; from the coding sequence ATGACTGAACGCAATGCATACGCGCCGGCCTGGCCCGGCGACAACACCCCGGCGCTGCAGCCGGACCTGTTCGCGCAACCGCGCATCCTGCTGCCGGAATGGACGCTGCTGCGCCAGGGCGCGGTACGCGGGCACGCGGTGGTGGTGGAGGGCGGCTGCTTCACGGCCGTGGGCAAGGCTGACGAAATCACGGCGCGCTTCCCGGAGCTGGAAACCTTGCCGCTGCCGCGCATGCTGCTGATGCCCGGCATGATCGACACGCACCACCACCTGACCCAGTCGTTCGGCAAGTCGCTGGTGTTCGGCGAGCCGTCCGAGATCTTCCGGCGCGTATGGGTGCCGCTGGAGGGCAGCCTGAAGGCGGAGCACCTGTACCTGTCGTCCAAGCTGGCGGCGCTGGAGGCGCTGCGCGGCGGCTTTACCACCGTGGTCGATGCCGGCACGCGCAGCGACGCGGGGCTGGACGCCGTGGCCCGCGCGGTCACCGATGCCGGCGTGCGCTGCGTGCTGGGCCTGATCTGCAACGACAAGCCCGGCGCCGAGACGCTTGACGCCGCGCCGATCCTGCGCCGCGCTGCCGCGCACGTGGACAAGTACGCGAGCGATCCGCTGGTGGCGCCGTCGCTGGCGATCTCGATCCCGGAGGTCGCTTCCGACGCGATGCTGCACCACGTCTACCAGCTCTGCGCGGAGTCCGGCCGCATCTTCCAGACGCACGCCAACGAGCATCTGGTGGCGGTGGAGCGCTCGCTCAACGCCTGCGGCCGGCGCCCGATCGAACACCTGGCGGCGGTGGGCGCGCTTGGCCCCGCGGCGCTGCTGGCCCATGCCACGCTGGTGACGCCGCATGAAATCCGGCTGCTCGCCGATAGCGGCGCGGCAGTGGCCTACAACCCCGTCGCCAGCGCCTGGAAGGGCAATGCCGTGGCGCCGGCGGAAACCATGGCCACCTTTGGCGTGCGCCTTGGCCTGGGCACCGACGGCACCCGCAGCGACGGCTTCCGCCTGCTCGACTATGCCGAGGCCGCGCAGCGCTTCGCTTTCGGCATCGGCGTGGGCGATTCGTCGTGCGGCGCGGGCTGGCGCTGGGTCGACATGGCCACGCATGACGCGGCCGATGTCGCGGGCCTGGGTGCGCTGACCGGCGAGATCGCTACAGGCAAGCGCGCTGACTTCTTGCTGGTCGACCTGGACGTGCCGGAACTGGCGCCATCCTGGGACCTGACCTGGGAACTGGTGCGGCTGGCCAACCGCGACCAGATCCGCGCAGTCTTTGTCGATGGCAGCCTGCGCCTGTGGCAGGGCTGGCCCACCGACTGGGATGCCCGCGCGCTGATGCGGGCCATCCATGCGATGGCCGAGGACACCGTCGCCAACGCGCCGATCCGCAAGCTGCATGAAGCCGCCGACATCCACCGCGCGCGCCATGCGACCAGCGCTGCGCCCACCAACACGGAAGCCTGA
- a CDS encoding permease (K07090: K07090) translates to MDMTWFSVGVAVFTGALIQGATGMGFALIVVPVLALAAPAMLPGALLLAMLPLNAYVAWRERHAIDLRGAGWISAGRLAGTFGGLWVLVAMPMAWLNALVGGSTIAAALASLLAPAFTPGRLTFASTGLITGVTETATGVGGPPLALAYQHAPVATLRATVALCFLVGEVISLVVLALSGKLGMEQVLYAVGLLPVLGVGMVASHLVHRRINQRMLRIGVLVFALVSGAVVLLRG, encoded by the coding sequence ATGGACATGACGTGGTTCAGTGTCGGCGTGGCGGTCTTCACCGGCGCGCTGATCCAGGGCGCGACCGGCATGGGCTTCGCGCTGATCGTGGTGCCGGTGCTGGCGCTGGCCGCGCCGGCGATGCTGCCGGGCGCCTTGCTGCTGGCAATGCTGCCGCTGAACGCCTACGTGGCCTGGCGCGAGCGCCACGCCATCGACTTGCGCGGTGCGGGCTGGATCAGCGCCGGACGGCTGGCCGGCACCTTCGGCGGGCTGTGGGTGCTGGTGGCGATGCCGATGGCGTGGCTCAACGCGCTGGTGGGCGGCAGCACCATTGCGGCCGCGCTGGCGTCGCTGCTGGCGCCGGCCTTTACGCCGGGGCGGCTGACGTTCGCCTCGACCGGACTCATCACCGGCGTCACCGAGACCGCCACCGGCGTGGGCGGGCCGCCGCTGGCGCTGGCCTACCAGCACGCGCCCGTGGCCACGCTGCGCGCGACCGTGGCGCTGTGCTTCCTGGTGGGTGAGGTCATCTCGCTGGTGGTGCTGGCGCTAAGTGGCAAGCTCGGCATGGAGCAGGTGCTCTATGCCGTCGGCCTGCTGCCGGTGCTGGGCGTGGGCATGGTGGCCAGCCACCTGGTGCACCGGCGCATCAACCAGCGCATGCTGCGCATCGGCGTGCTGGTGTTCGCGCTGGTGTCGGGTGCGGTGGTGCTGCTGCGCGGCTAA
- a CDS encoding LacI family transcriptional regulator, translating into MPDSKPDRPRRLTIHDVARAAGVSLTTVSHALNDRGVLDPATRARVKRIAAELGYRPSVRAQRLQSGRANCIALLSSMPFAVAGGTSRLGFMMEVAAIAAEAAMGRGLGVVLVPPLEGAGGLLDTLDIDGAIVIEPIAGDPHIARLRERGVSIVSIGREPLTDAPVPCVDLQSAETARLLLEHLHGHGRRHIGLMIGAAPRQSYVETERAYREFTQAAGLPCHIVKAPEERGEAAGADACAQLLALMPQLDALCAPVDAFAVGAMTYLQGLGKCVPDDVLLVTRYDGIRARGAQPPITAVNLHLERVASLAVELLFAHLSGDRSRTVIAGPAPELVVRASSTPSA; encoded by the coding sequence ATGCCCGACTCCAAGCCAGACCGCCCCCGCCGCCTCACCATCCATGACGTCGCCCGCGCCGCCGGCGTGTCGCTGACCACGGTCTCGCACGCGCTGAACGACCGCGGCGTGCTGGACCCGGCCACGCGCGCGCGGGTCAAGCGCATTGCAGCGGAGTTGGGCTACCGCCCCAGCGTGCGCGCACAGCGGCTGCAGTCGGGCCGCGCCAACTGCATCGCGCTGCTGTCGTCGATGCCGTTCGCGGTGGCGGGTGGCACCTCGCGGCTGGGGTTCATGATGGAAGTGGCGGCGATCGCGGCGGAAGCGGCGATGGGCCGTGGGCTGGGCGTGGTGCTTGTGCCGCCGCTGGAGGGCGCGGGCGGATTGCTGGATACGCTCGATATCGACGGCGCCATCGTGATCGAGCCAATCGCCGGCGACCCGCATATCGCACGGCTGCGCGAACGCGGTGTCAGCATCGTGTCGATCGGGCGCGAGCCGCTGACCGATGCGCCGGTGCCCTGCGTCGACCTGCAATCGGCCGAGACCGCCCGCCTGCTGCTGGAGCACCTGCATGGCCACGGCCGCCGGCATATCGGCCTGATGATAGGCGCTGCACCGCGCCAGTCGTACGTGGAAACCGAGCGCGCCTATCGCGAGTTCACGCAGGCGGCCGGGCTGCCCTGCCATATCGTCAAGGCGCCCGAGGAGCGCGGCGAGGCCGCCGGTGCCGATGCCTGCGCGCAATTGCTGGCACTAATGCCGCAGCTGGATGCACTGTGCGCGCCGGTGGATGCGTTTGCCGTGGGCGCGATGACCTACCTGCAAGGCCTGGGCAAGTGCGTGCCCGACGACGTGCTGCTGGTGACGCGCTACGACGGCATCCGCGCCCGCGGCGCACAGCCGCCGATCACCGCGGTCAACCTGCATCTGGAGCGTGTGGCGTCGCTGGCGGTCGAGTTGCTGTTCGCCCATCTTTCCGGCGACCGCAGCCGCACGGTGATCGCAGGGCCCGCCCCAGAGCTGGTGGTGCGGGCCTCGTCCACGCCCAGCGCTTAG
- a CDS encoding ribonuclease R, with amino-acid sequence MSAMQLLDARVRDLLRHPGRFVWRTLVQFRANQGLLLAGAVAYYALLSIVPLLILMVIALSHVIDPRLLLSTLARYLEWVVPGQSKALVPELAAFLRNRATVGWVLLGTMLFFSSLAFTVLENAMSVIFVHRVAIRRRHFLVSAVLPYCYIAVLSVGLLLVTLVSGGLIAIGERHVEVMGHDWSLDRLSTTLLYLLGFLGEVLMLTSIYMVMPVGRLSLWHALCGAVLAAVLWEISRHVLVWYFTTLSQVGRVYGSLTTAIVVLLSLEIAATLLLLGAQVIAEFERSGWERPPSSDAPTGEFHT; translated from the coding sequence GTGTCCGCCATGCAGCTTCTCGACGCCCGCGTCCGCGACCTGCTCCGTCATCCGGGGCGCTTCGTGTGGCGCACGCTGGTGCAGTTCCGTGCTAACCAGGGCCTGCTGCTGGCCGGCGCAGTGGCCTACTACGCGCTGCTGTCGATCGTGCCCTTGCTGATCTTGATGGTGATCGCGCTGTCGCATGTGATCGACCCTCGACTGCTGCTGTCGACGCTGGCGCGCTACCTGGAGTGGGTAGTGCCGGGTCAGTCCAAGGCGCTGGTGCCTGAACTTGCGGCGTTCCTGCGCAACCGCGCCACGGTGGGCTGGGTGCTGCTCGGCACGATGCTGTTCTTCAGCTCCCTGGCGTTCACGGTGCTGGAGAACGCCATGTCGGTGATCTTCGTCCATCGCGTGGCGATCCGACGCCGGCATTTCCTGGTCTCGGCGGTGCTGCCCTACTGCTATATCGCGGTGCTGAGCGTGGGGCTGCTGCTGGTGACGCTGGTATCGGGTGGACTGATCGCCATTGGCGAACGGCATGTGGAAGTGATGGGCCATGACTGGTCGCTCGACCGGCTTTCGACCACCCTGCTCTACCTGCTTGGCTTCCTGGGCGAGGTCCTGATGCTGACGTCGATCTACATGGTGATGCCGGTGGGCCGGCTGTCGCTGTGGCATGCGCTGTGCGGCGCGGTGCTGGCCGCGGTGCTGTGGGAGATCTCGCGCCATGTGCTGGTGTGGTACTTCACCACGCTGTCCCAGGTGGGGCGGGTCTATGGCTCGCTGACCACCGCGATCGTGGTGCTGCTGAGCCTGGAGATCGCGGCGACGCTGCTGTTGCTGGGCGCGCAGGTGATCGCGGAGTTCGAGCGCAGCGGCTGGGAGCGGCCACCTTCCTCGGATGCCCCCACTGGCGAGTTCCATACCTGA
- a CDS encoding 6-aminohexanoate-dimer hydrolase (K01453: E3.5.1.46 [EC:3.5.1.46]), whose translation MRAHSPSRRTGFGLGRAWLAAVLLAVPAGVSLAQDAAAGEGIMQGFPPPSDKQVSRGNGLRPPFMRWALSHAREMSPTAGIRHASQPTALAGQQGTELDGATFAVAGNTVRLADYLRDTHTDGFIVLHRGRIVYERYLAGFGPYQPHIWASMTKSVTGLLAAMLIEEGKLDPQARLAQYVPELADNPFGEATVQQNLDMEVPVGYPEALPPDLGLFGAVGIVPRKADAPDNIYDFLKVVHATSGTGDGGVWYYQNGSPEAVAWAMRRITGKSWAQLVTDRLWSRFAEDDAYTSVDRQGTEMASGGLNSTLRDAARFAEAVRRAAAGDASGGISPGAVRIALQPAGNQARVARGNTAPGRDGYGYRNYWFQRNDGDGSIEASGRFGQKIYINPAKALTVVKFSASPDSAARATSAAGVRKRDDPSRALESAEAMVAAALAIHRAVSR comes from the coding sequence ATGCGAGCGCATTCGCCATCGCGCAGGACGGGGTTCGGGCTGGGTCGGGCATGGCTGGCCGCGGTGCTGCTGGCGGTGCCGGCGGGCGTGTCGCTGGCGCAGGACGCCGCGGCCGGGGAGGGCATCATGCAGGGCTTTCCGCCGCCATCCGACAAGCAGGTCAGCCGCGGCAACGGCCTGCGCCCGCCTTTCATGCGCTGGGCGCTGAGCCACGCGCGCGAGATGTCTCCGACGGCGGGCATCCGGCATGCCAGCCAGCCAACGGCGCTGGCGGGACAGCAGGGCACCGAACTGGACGGCGCCACGTTCGCCGTAGCGGGTAACACGGTCCGGCTGGCCGACTACCTGCGCGATACCCATACCGACGGCTTTATCGTGCTGCACCGGGGGCGGATCGTGTATGAGCGCTACCTGGCAGGCTTTGGCCCGTACCAGCCGCATATCTGGGCCTCGATGACCAAGTCGGTGACCGGGCTGCTGGCCGCGATGCTGATCGAGGAGGGCAAGCTCGACCCGCAGGCGCGGCTGGCGCAGTATGTGCCGGAGCTGGCGGACAACCCGTTCGGCGAGGCCACGGTACAGCAGAACCTGGACATGGAGGTGCCGGTGGGCTATCCGGAAGCACTGCCGCCGGACCTGGGCCTGTTCGGCGCAGTGGGCATCGTGCCGCGCAAGGCGGATGCGCCGGACAACATCTATGACTTCCTCAAGGTCGTGCACGCGACCAGCGGCACCGGCGACGGCGGGGTCTGGTACTACCAGAACGGCTCGCCCGAAGCGGTGGCCTGGGCCATGCGCCGCATCACCGGCAAGAGCTGGGCGCAACTGGTCACCGACCGGCTGTGGTCGCGTTTTGCCGAGGATGACGCCTATACCAGCGTGGATCGCCAGGGCACGGAGATGGCCAGCGGCGGGCTGAATTCCACGCTGCGTGACGCCGCGCGCTTTGCCGAGGCGGTGCGCAGGGCGGCGGCGGGCGATGCCTCGGGCGGGATCTCGCCCGGCGCCGTGCGCATCGCGCTGCAGCCGGCCGGCAACCAGGCCCGCGTTGCGCGAGGCAATACCGCGCCGGGCCGCGATGGCTATGGCTATCGCAACTACTGGTTCCAGCGCAACGACGGCGACGGCAGCATCGAGGCCAGCGGGCGCTTCGGCCAAAAGATCTACATCAATCCGGCCAAGGCGCTGACGGTAGTGAAATTCTCCGCTAGCCCGGACAGCGCCGCGCGCGCGACCAGCGCCGCCGGCGTGCGCAAGCGCGACGATCCGTCGCGCGCGCTGGAGTCAGCCGAAGCCATGGTGGCCGCGGCACTGGCAATCCACCGCGCGGTCAGCCGCTGA